One window of the Tetragenococcus koreensis genome contains the following:
- the rpsP gene encoding 30S ribosomal protein S16: MAVKIRLKRMGDKKRPTYRLVVADSRSPRDGRFIETVGTYNPLREPSEVKIEEDAVLDWLAKGAQPSDTVRNILSKEGIMKKHHDAKNAKK; the protein is encoded by the coding sequence TTGGCAGTAAAAATTCGTTTAAAACGCATGGGTGATAAAAAGCGCCCAACTTATCGTCTAGTTGTAGCAGATTCACGTTCTCCACGTGATGGTCGCTTTATCGAAACAGTTGGTACTTATAACCCATTAAGAGAACCAAGCGAAGTGAAAATTGAAGAAGATGCTGTATTGGACTGGTTAGCTAAAGGCGCTCAACCTTCTGACACTGTTCGTAATATTCTTTCTAAAGAAGGAATTATGAAAAAGCATCATGACGCAAAAAACGCAAAGAAATAA
- a CDS encoding KH domain-containing protein, whose product MTDLTDLVLTIVRPLVTQPEQVSIEIEETDGFFEYNLSVAPVDVGRIIGKQGRIAKAIRTIVYSVKTDDRKKARLNILDGKE is encoded by the coding sequence ATGACAGATTTGACCGATTTGGTCTTAACGATCGTACGTCCCTTAGTTACACAGCCTGAGCAAGTGTCAATCGAAATCGAGGAGACAGATGGTTTTTTCGAATATAATTTATCTGTCGCCCCCGTTGACGTTGGGCGAATCATTGGTAAACAAGGACGTATTGCAAAAGCAATTCGAACGATTGTTTACAGTGTTAAAACCGACGATCGTAAAAAAGCACGATTGAACATTTTAGATGGCAAAGAGTAA